One window from the genome of candidate division KSB1 bacterium encodes:
- a CDS encoding ribulose-phosphate 3-epimerase — MLAPSILNADFSRLGEQIKLVENAGAGWLHLDVMDGHFVPNISFGPPVLQHIQKITNLPIDVHLMVENPDDFLQNFQQIGAKIVTVHAEVCTHLYRTLERIKSLDMKAGVALNPATPISNIEPVIPYVDLILAMTVNPGFGGQAFIPEVLMKIKQIAKMIEDSGKDIFLEADGGIDLDMAKDVVSNGANVLVVGSAIYQSKDISATVKEFLSILE, encoded by the coding sequence ATACTGGCGCCATCGATATTAAATGCGGATTTTTCTCGTCTTGGCGAGCAAATCAAACTGGTTGAAAATGCCGGGGCCGGCTGGTTGCACCTAGATGTGATGGATGGTCATTTTGTTCCAAATATTTCTTTCGGGCCGCCGGTGTTGCAACATATTCAAAAAATCACGAACTTACCCATTGATGTCCATTTGATGGTTGAAAATCCGGATGACTTTCTTCAGAATTTCCAGCAAATCGGAGCAAAAATTGTCACTGTCCATGCGGAAGTTTGTACTCATTTGTACAGGACTTTAGAGAGAATTAAATCTCTCGATATGAAAGCTGGTGTTGCACTCAATCCGGCTACACCGATATCAAATATTGAACCCGTGATCCCTTATGTAGATTTGATTCTAGCCATGACTGTCAACCCCGGTTTTGGTGGTCAGGCTTTCATTCCTGAAGTTTTAATGAAGATCAAACAAATAGCTAAAATGATTGAGGATTCCGGGAAAGATATTTTTTTGGAAGCTGATGGCGGTATAGATTTGGATATGGCTAAAGATGTAGTCAGCAACGGTGCAAATGTGTTGGTAGTAGGATCAGCAATTTATCAATCGAAAGATATTTCAGCAACCGTGAAAGAATTTCTTTCTATATTGGAATAG
- the yajC gene encoding preprotein translocase subunit YajC — protein sequence MQGEQGGSAFMAFLPFILIFVIIYFLMIRPQTKKHKETKLMIQSLQKGDEVVTAGGIYGTIAGIKEKEGILILKIADNVKVNISRASITRKVEKAA from the coding sequence ATGCAAGGGGAGCAAGGCGGCAGTGCCTTCATGGCATTTTTGCCATTCATTTTGATTTTTGTCATTATTTACTTTCTAATGATTCGACCGCAGACCAAGAAGCACAAAGAAACAAAATTGATGATCCAATCTCTGCAAAAAGGTGATGAAGTGGTTACGGCTGGTGGAATTTATGGGACTATTGCAGGGATTAAAGAAAAAGAAGGAATTTTAATTTTAAAGATAGCCGATAACGTTAAAGTTAATATTTCTCGCGCTTCTATTACACGAAAAGTAGAAAAAGCTGCTTAA
- the tgt gene encoding tRNA guanosine(34) transglycosylase Tgt, with translation MSDKFFNLEYVDHTSSARAGKIKTDHGEIQTPIFMPVGTQGTVKALSPKDLTQAGAQIILGNAYHLYLRPGDQLIREHGGLHRFISWDKPILTDSGGYQVFSLADLRKISDEGVKFHSHIDGSIHLFTPEKVMEIERNLGPDIVMVLDECTPYPCDYDYAKNSHLRTLEWAKRCKDHFQNNGQVHEYQQFLFGIVQGSSYEELRRDSIHGLLDIEFDGYAIGGLAVGEPKQQLYSLTEYCCSKMPQLQPRYLMGVGKPEDIVECIGLGVDMFDCVIPTRNGRNGQVFTWDGVLVIKNAVHKNDFSPIDVHCSCYACKNFTRSYIRHLFQADEILGLQLASLHNIHFYMELIKKARQAILKDRYESWKKKFYLRYFNNH, from the coding sequence GTGTCAGATAAATTTTTTAATCTTGAGTATGTGGATCATACCAGCAGCGCCAGGGCAGGTAAAATAAAAACAGATCATGGTGAAATTCAAACTCCTATTTTTATGCCTGTAGGAACCCAGGGAACTGTCAAGGCACTGTCACCAAAAGATTTAACCCAAGCTGGCGCTCAAATTATTCTGGGTAATGCCTATCATCTTTACCTTCGTCCGGGAGACCAACTGATTCGGGAGCATGGAGGATTACACCGATTCATTTCCTGGGATAAACCAATTCTGACCGACAGTGGCGGTTATCAAGTATTTAGTTTGGCAGATTTGAGAAAAATATCAGATGAAGGGGTTAAATTCCATTCTCATATCGATGGATCGATCCATTTATTTACTCCCGAAAAAGTGATGGAAATCGAGCGTAATCTTGGGCCTGATATCGTTATGGTGCTGGATGAATGTACTCCTTATCCGTGTGATTATGATTATGCAAAAAATTCTCATTTACGTACACTGGAGTGGGCTAAACGCTGTAAAGATCATTTTCAAAACAATGGACAGGTTCATGAGTATCAGCAATTTTTATTTGGTATAGTCCAGGGAAGCAGCTATGAAGAGTTGCGGCGTGACAGCATACATGGATTACTGGACATCGAATTTGACGGCTATGCGATTGGCGGGCTTGCCGTCGGAGAGCCTAAACAGCAATTGTATAGTCTGACCGAGTATTGTTGCAGCAAGATGCCGCAATTACAGCCAAGATATTTAATGGGAGTCGGAAAGCCCGAAGATATTGTCGAATGTATTGGCCTGGGTGTGGATATGTTCGATTGTGTGATTCCGACGAGAAATGGCAGGAACGGCCAGGTATTTACCTGGGATGGGGTTCTCGTGATCAAAAATGCTGTTCATAAGAATGATTTCAGTCCAATCGATGTGCACTGTTCATGCTATGCCTGCAAAAATTTTACTCGATCATATATTAGACATCTTTTTCAGGCTGACGAAATTTTAGGACTTCAACTTGCATCTTTGCATAATATACATTTCTATATGGAGTTGATTAAAAAAGCGAGACAAGCAATTTTAAAGGATCGATATGAATCCTGGAAAAAGAAATTTTATTTAAGATATTTTAATAATCATTAA
- a CDS encoding PASTA domain-containing protein gives MGSDLEKEPEQQQDAASPSDYIIIRLFIRFKNWFEWKYPLRLGIAVVGMALLVLLFDQIILPIYTKHGEEVILPNVEFEMVEDANKILEQNGFRPILDHENFSKSLPKGTVLTQNPAPGTTVKTGRRVYLVVSKGEKWIGVPDLIGQSERNAEAILRRSELVPGKLEYEFSTMYPKNVVIGQSIMSGDSVTIGDTVRFVISLGDIPEFLAAPQLTGKSFREARKILVRSGFQLGIIIYRVNEDLLPETILGQSIPADSLIDPSTPIDLIVSRIEDQEELEN, from the coding sequence ATGGGAAGTGATTTGGAAAAGGAGCCTGAACAGCAACAGGATGCTGCTTCACCTTCTGACTATATAATAATCCGATTATTTATTAGATTCAAAAACTGGTTCGAATGGAAGTACCCACTACGTTTAGGAATTGCAGTTGTTGGGATGGCCTTACTAGTACTTTTGTTCGATCAAATTATTCTGCCCATTTATACCAAACATGGTGAAGAGGTGATATTGCCCAATGTTGAATTTGAAATGGTTGAAGATGCCAATAAAATTTTAGAACAAAATGGATTCAGGCCTATTTTAGACCATGAGAATTTTAGTAAATCCCTCCCCAAAGGTACGGTATTAACACAAAACCCGGCGCCAGGAACAACAGTCAAAACCGGACGTCGTGTATATTTGGTAGTCAGTAAGGGAGAAAAGTGGATTGGTGTACCTGATCTGATTGGACAGTCCGAACGAAATGCCGAAGCGATATTACGAAGGTCAGAATTAGTCCCGGGAAAATTGGAATATGAGTTTTCTACAATGTATCCTAAAAATGTTGTTATTGGTCAATCGATTATGAGTGGCGATAGTGTCACCATCGGGGATACCGTCCGTTTTGTTATAAGTCTCGGGGATATCCCTGAGTTTTTAGCTGCACCACAACTTACCGGCAAAAGCTTTAGAGAAGCCAGGAAGATCCTTGTAAGGTCAGGTTTTCAGCTCGGAATCATCATTTATCGGGTAAACGAAGATCTATTGCCCGAGACCATATTGGGGCAATCGATTCCAGCTGATTCACTGATCGATCCGTCGACGCCAATAGATTTAATTGTGAGTAGAATTGAAGACCAGGAGGAACTAGAAAATTGA
- the rsmB gene encoding 16S rRNA (cytosine(967)-C(5))-methyltransferase RsmB, producing the protein MNKKGKASEARINAVKLLCEFNKNMKPLNLLLQDFWQDMRPDQKEQSFVSELIYGSVRWRIQSDWILGQFVHGKLNEYPIEVREILRCSIYQLHHLKTIPGYAVLNEAFMLARYFRRIKYARLINGVLRNYLRNRHRIRFPGKEPDLISWFSVNYAFPAWMVELLLQQYDSNTIEHILNSLNQRPRLTLRVNLKKIATYEYQQKISDKNIDFQPGKYLPEYLVLNNFKGSVKDLPGYYEGWFSVQDESAGFSAHCLMRTSPDKIVDVCAAPGGKITHLAQLSDNNKTLFALDQSFGRLGKVLDNLNRLGIQNVKVLQGDGTKLPLNECDAVLIDAPCSGLGVIRKNPDIKIRRNPIDVNNIQKLQSKLLKEADKVLKFGGILIYNTCTINKNENQKMIESFLLSNQHYSIEKMDDFGDLSGNYLNTVSEIDTMDGVFCVSLKKGKLNGK; encoded by the coding sequence ATGAATAAAAAAGGCAAAGCCTCTGAAGCAAGGATCAATGCGGTCAAGCTTCTTTGTGAGTTTAATAAAAATATGAAGCCATTAAATCTGTTGCTGCAGGATTTTTGGCAAGACATGAGACCAGACCAAAAGGAGCAATCATTTGTTTCCGAACTGATTTACGGCAGTGTGCGATGGCGCATACAATCAGATTGGATTTTAGGCCAATTTGTTCATGGTAAATTGAACGAATATCCAATTGAAGTTCGAGAAATTCTCCGCTGCAGCATTTATCAATTGCACCATCTGAAAACAATTCCGGGTTATGCGGTTTTGAATGAAGCTTTTATGCTCGCTAGGTATTTTAGAAGAATTAAATACGCCCGTTTAATTAATGGTGTCTTAAGAAATTATCTGCGTAATCGCCATCGAATTCGATTCCCAGGTAAAGAACCTGATTTGATTTCCTGGTTTTCTGTGAATTATGCATTCCCTGCCTGGATGGTAGAACTTTTATTGCAACAGTACGATTCTAATACAATAGAACATATTCTCAATAGTTTAAATCAACGACCTCGGCTTACATTGCGAGTAAACCTGAAGAAAATAGCAACCTATGAATATCAACAAAAAATAAGTGATAAAAATATTGATTTTCAACCGGGGAAATACCTGCCAGAATATTTGGTACTTAATAATTTCAAAGGATCGGTTAAAGATTTGCCAGGTTATTATGAAGGTTGGTTTAGTGTTCAAGATGAAAGCGCAGGTTTTTCTGCTCATTGCTTAATGCGGACATCACCTGACAAAATTGTAGATGTCTGTGCTGCTCCCGGCGGCAAGATTACCCACCTGGCTCAATTAAGCGACAATAATAAAACTCTATTTGCTTTGGATCAATCTTTTGGGCGTCTTGGTAAGGTTTTGGATAATTTGAATCGATTGGGTATTCAAAATGTCAAAGTTCTTCAGGGTGATGGCACCAAGCTGCCACTGAACGAATGTGACGCTGTCCTCATTGATGCACCCTGTTCCGGCTTGGGAGTGATTCGAAAAAATCCGGATATTAAAATTCGCCGTAACCCAATTGATGTGAATAATATTCAAAAGCTACAATCCAAATTATTAAAAGAAGCAGATAAAGTCTTGAAATTCGGGGGAATTTTAATTTATAATACTTGCACCATCAATAAAAATGAGAACCAAAAAATGATCGAAAGTTTTTTGCTTTCGAATCAACATTATTCGATTGAAAAGATGGATGACTTTGGTGATCTATCCGGGAATTATTTGAATACCGTTAGTGAGATTGATACCATGGATGGTGTTTTTTGTGTGAGTTTAAAGAAAGGTAAATTGAATGGGAAGTGA
- a CDS encoding methionyl-tRNA formyltransferase gives MKIVFMGTPDFAVPTLKALAGSPHEVQLVVTGLDKPRGRGQKFIPTAVKNAAVELGINIYQPQSLKSEEIVDYLKSCPVDLYVVVAFRILPENIIEIPSKGVINLHASLLPKYRGAAPIQWALLNGDSETGVTTFFIEKGVDTGNIILQRKIEIDVDDTAGTLHDRLSEIGAELVLQTVNHIEAGTEPRMKQAGQPTKAPKITREHCKIDWKNSSNRIMNQIRAFSPYPGAFTYLEDKLVKIYRARPVEFDLKANNGDVHVNDIQRLFVKAADAWIEIEEIQQEGKKRMRTIDFVRGVDSRKLSTGFKVN, from the coding sequence ATGAAAATTGTTTTTATGGGAACTCCGGATTTTGCGGTTCCCACATTAAAGGCTTTAGCTGGATCTCCTCATGAGGTTCAGCTCGTAGTTACAGGTTTAGATAAGCCCAGGGGGCGTGGTCAAAAGTTCATCCCAACGGCAGTTAAGAACGCTGCAGTGGAATTGGGTATAAATATTTACCAGCCTCAATCCTTGAAATCAGAAGAAATAGTTGATTATTTAAAATCGTGTCCGGTAGATTTATATGTTGTGGTGGCTTTCAGAATTTTACCGGAGAACATTATTGAAATCCCTTCAAAAGGGGTGATCAATTTACATGCTTCACTCTTACCCAAATACCGGGGCGCCGCACCTATTCAATGGGCATTGCTAAACGGTGATTCCGAAACCGGTGTAACCACTTTTTTTATTGAAAAAGGCGTTGATACCGGTAATATTATTTTGCAACGAAAAATTGAGATTGATGTTGATGATACAGCCGGAACGCTGCATGATCGATTGTCAGAAATTGGCGCTGAGTTGGTGCTTCAAACGGTTAACCATATTGAAGCTGGGACTGAGCCGAGAATGAAGCAGGCTGGCCAGCCGACAAAAGCTCCAAAAATCACTCGGGAACATTGTAAAATAGATTGGAAAAATTCATCAAATCGCATCATGAATCAAATAAGAGCATTTTCACCGTACCCTGGCGCTTTTACTTATCTCGAGGATAAGCTGGTTAAAATATATCGTGCTCGCCCTGTTGAATTTGACTTAAAAGCAAATAATGGAGATGTTCATGTAAATGACATTCAGAGATTGTTCGTCAAAGCTGCGGATGCTTGGATAGAAATAGAAGAAATCCAACAGGAAGGAAAAAAACGTATGCGGACGATTGATTTTGTAAGGGGGGTGGATTCTAGAAAATTGTCAACTGGTTTTAAAGTGAATTGA
- the xerD gene encoding site-specific tyrosine recombinase XerD — translation MDDQTQVNTSTLQPKYGQILDHYLTYLRIEKGLADNTIDNYGIDLRRYFQHLHSDNLSLSKVTIQTLSNFIYSLYDLGLAPASIHRTISSLKGFHKFMHEEGDSDNNPTELLEAPKIVRKIPHVLNQDEMVELLQQPDLSDDFGLRDAAMLEFAYATGARVSEILKITLKNLNFEQDFVQIIFGKGNKQRIVPIGSFAKKLIIKYLAELRPKLAKRKYSGEVLFLSRTGRPLTRMAYWNLLKKYVKQASIVKQVSPHTIRHSFATHLLEGGANLRAVQEMLGHSDISTTSIYLHLDRMYLQEVHRSFHPREQLKY, via the coding sequence ATGGATGATCAAACACAAGTAAACACCTCAACACTTCAACCTAAATACGGACAAATTCTTGATCATTATTTGACTTATCTTCGGATTGAGAAAGGACTGGCTGACAATACTATTGATAATTATGGAATCGATCTGAGAAGGTATTTTCAACATCTGCATTCCGATAATTTGTCACTTTCAAAAGTGACAATTCAAACCTTATCCAACTTCATCTATTCTTTATATGATCTTGGTCTTGCTCCTGCATCAATTCATCGAACCATTTCATCTCTCAAGGGATTTCATAAATTTATGCATGAAGAAGGGGATTCAGATAATAATCCAACTGAATTATTGGAAGCCCCAAAAATTGTGCGAAAAATTCCACATGTACTCAATCAGGATGAGATGGTTGAGCTGTTACAGCAACCTGACCTTTCTGATGATTTCGGATTACGTGATGCTGCTATGCTTGAATTTGCTTATGCCACCGGAGCCCGAGTATCCGAAATATTGAAAATCACCTTGAAAAATCTGAATTTTGAACAGGATTTCGTACAAATTATATTTGGAAAAGGTAATAAGCAGAGAATTGTGCCGATTGGGAGTTTTGCAAAAAAGTTAATAATAAAGTATCTTGCAGAATTAAGGCCGAAACTAGCCAAGCGAAAATATTCTGGAGAAGTACTTTTTCTCAGCCGTACAGGCAGGCCATTAACCAGGATGGCATATTGGAATTTACTTAAAAAATATGTAAAACAAGCAAGTATCGTAAAACAAGTTTCTCCGCATACGATCCGTCATTCCTTTGCGACACATTTACTAGAGGGTGGTGCAAATTTGCGGGCTGTGCAAGAGATGTTGGGCCATTCGGATATTTCTACTACAAGCATATATTTACATTTGGATAGAATGTACCTGCAAGAAGTACATCGCTCTTTTCATCCTCGAGAACAATTAAAGTATTGA
- a CDS encoding T9SS type A sorting domain-containing protein produces MLTQVTISPDSLYTWIWNHTPDYYRLEEGTYSITGELIGYGLSDTIKIFVQQTTDIEYESRSVPEVFHLFQNYPNPFNPSTKISYSIPRSDFVTLKVYDMLGRSIQTLVREFQKADTYSINFDASKFSSGIYFYRLQVGNDFVETKKMLLMR; encoded by the coding sequence GTGTTAACTCAAGTAACCATTTCACCTGATTCATTGTATACTTGGATCTGGAATCACACACCTGATTATTATCGCCTTGAGGAGGGAACTTACTCGATAACTGGTGAATTAATTGGTTATGGCTTGTCAGATACAATTAAAATTTTTGTTCAACAAACGACCGATATTGAATATGAGAGTAGAAGTGTTCCTGAAGTATTTCATCTATTTCAAAACTATCCAAATCCATTCAATCCATCAACGAAGATTTCATATTCCATACCACGTTCAGATTTTGTGACATTAAAAGTTTATGATATGCTTGGTAGGAGCATTCAGACTTTAGTTAGAGAATTTCAAAAGGCAGATACATATTCTATCAATTTTGACGCAAGTAAGTTTTCAAGTGGAATCTATTTTTATAGATTGCAAGTAGGTAATGATTTTGTAGAAACAAAGAAAATGTTGTTAATGAGGTAA
- the radA gene encoding DNA repair protein RadA, with product MATRTKPAKTIFVCQNCGNEFPRWAGKCTQCGEWNSLVEEKIQPVKRSARVLEIGQPSKSVLLNDVIVADSHRIKSNLKEFDRVLGGGLVPGSLVLNSGDPGIGKSTLLLQVLSGYAENGQTVLYVSGEESLQQVKMRALRLGLQPGNFYIFSEVDIHQVLAEIQRLDAKIVVIDSIQTMFNPEFDSAPGSVTQVRESAMALLQLAKAKEISILLVGHVTKDGAVAGPRVLEHMVDVMLFLEGDRHYQYRILRGIKNRFGSTNEIGVFELNEEGMVEIENPSQLFLSGVNEEISGSTITCAVEGTRPILFELQALTTSTSFGMAQRTASGIDQKRLALLLAILEKRMGYHVGEFDVFVKLAGGLRIEDPSVDLAILMAIASSYKDRILNSKSLFLGEVGLGGEIRAISQLESRLKEADLLGFHIAYVPKQKRKALNLKKLKVVELENIRSALTKFNN from the coding sequence ATGGCCACTAGAACAAAACCAGCAAAAACCATTTTCGTTTGCCAGAATTGTGGTAACGAGTTTCCCCGTTGGGCAGGTAAATGTACCCAATGCGGTGAATGGAACAGCCTGGTCGAGGAGAAAATTCAGCCGGTAAAACGAAGCGCCAGAGTTCTAGAAATTGGACAACCATCAAAATCCGTTTTACTCAATGATGTCATAGTCGCCGATTCCCATCGAATTAAGAGTAATCTCAAAGAGTTTGATCGGGTTTTGGGAGGCGGCTTAGTGCCAGGTTCCCTGGTCTTAAATTCTGGCGATCCAGGTATCGGTAAGTCAACACTGCTCTTACAAGTTCTTTCAGGTTATGCAGAGAATGGGCAAACGGTTTTGTATGTTTCCGGAGAAGAATCTCTACAGCAAGTAAAAATGCGGGCATTACGACTTGGTTTACAGCCGGGGAATTTTTACATATTTTCTGAAGTGGATATTCACCAGGTACTAGCCGAAATCCAACGATTGGATGCCAAAATTGTCGTCATCGATTCGATCCAGACTATGTTCAATCCGGAATTCGACAGCGCTCCGGGTAGTGTAACGCAAGTACGAGAATCTGCCATGGCTTTGCTCCAGTTAGCCAAAGCCAAAGAGATCAGCATATTATTAGTGGGGCATGTAACCAAAGATGGCGCTGTTGCCGGCCCCCGGGTTTTGGAACATATGGTGGATGTCATGTTGTTTCTGGAAGGCGATCGGCACTATCAATACCGAATCCTCAGAGGAATCAAGAATCGCTTTGGCTCGACAAACGAGATTGGCGTCTTCGAGTTGAATGAAGAAGGCATGGTGGAGATCGAGAATCCATCACAACTGTTTTTATCCGGTGTAAATGAAGAGATTTCCGGTTCGACAATCACTTGCGCCGTCGAAGGGACGCGTCCGATTCTGTTCGAATTGCAGGCATTAACGACTTCAACCAGTTTTGGAATGGCGCAAAGAACCGCTTCCGGAATCGATCAAAAACGACTGGCGCTCTTGTTGGCTATCCTTGAAAAGCGCATGGGTTATCATGTGGGAGAATTCGATGTATTCGTCAAGTTGGCCGGTGGGCTTCGGATCGAGGACCCTTCCGTGGATTTAGCTATTTTGATGGCCATCGCCTCCAGTTATAAAGACCGAATTTTGAATTCAAAAAGTTTGTTTTTGGGTGAAGTAGGTTTGGGAGGAGAAATCCGGGCTATATCCCAATTGGAAAGCAGGCTCAAAGAAGCGGACTTACTTGGATTTCACATTGCTTATGTTCCCAAACAAAAACGAAAAGCGTTAAATTTAAAGAAACTTAAAGTAGTTGAACTGGAAAATATTCGATCAGCTTTAACAAAATTTAATAATTAA